In a genomic window of Amphiprion ocellaris isolate individual 3 ecotype Okinawa chromosome 13, ASM2253959v1, whole genome shotgun sequence:
- the LOC111569520 gene encoding SLC35A4 upstream open reading frame protein isoform X1 — MADDKDPLKQLKDLTQLKNQLEEIQRRVENEVSAGIPQGGSVLGSPFLKGFLAGYVVAKLRSSAILGVLLGTVTGIYAAQNYAVPNIERTVKEYMNSLKKGPK; from the exons ATGGCGGATGACAAG GATCCCCTGAAACAACTGAAAGATCTAACGCAGCTCAAAAATCAGTTGGAAGAGATCCAGAGGCGAGTAGAGAACGAAGTGTCCGCAGGAATCCCTCAG GGAGGCTCTGTGCTGGGATCTCCTTTTCTGAAGGGCTTTTTGGCTGGTTATGTGGTGGCCAAGCTTCGCTCTTCTGCCATCCTGGGAGTTCTGCTGGGAACAGTCACTGGCATTTACGCAGCTCAGAACTATGCAGTGCCCAACATTGAAAGGACTGTTAAAGAGTATATGAACAGCTTGAAAAAAGGACCAAAGTAA
- the LOC111569520 gene encoding SLC35A4 upstream open reading frame protein isoform X2, producing the protein MLSDPLKQLKDLTQLKNQLEEIQRRVENEVSAGIPQGGSVLGSPFLKGFLAGYVVAKLRSSAILGVLLGTVTGIYAAQNYAVPNIERTVKEYMNSLKKGPK; encoded by the exons ATGCTGTCA GATCCCCTGAAACAACTGAAAGATCTAACGCAGCTCAAAAATCAGTTGGAAGAGATCCAGAGGCGAGTAGAGAACGAAGTGTCCGCAGGAATCCCTCAG GGAGGCTCTGTGCTGGGATCTCCTTTTCTGAAGGGCTTTTTGGCTGGTTATGTGGTGGCCAAGCTTCGCTCTTCTGCCATCCTGGGAGTTCTGCTGGGAACAGTCACTGGCATTTACGCAGCTCAGAACTATGCAGTGCCCAACATTGAAAGGACTGTTAAAGAGTATATGAACAGCTTGAAAAAAGGACCAAAGTAA
- the slc35a4 gene encoding LOW QUALITY PROTEIN: probable UDP-sugar transporter protein SLC35A4 (The sequence of the model RefSeq protein was modified relative to this genomic sequence to represent the inferred CDS: inserted 1 base in 1 codon), translating into MIVIQNVGPSSPARIKRQWVKRIKWGILLGLMVLIYGTHAPLITITKVNGQVPFNPSSCVVMIELAKXISLMTLLLTGGKSALYTPPRLALVAPYAVPAILYALNNNLVVLMQAYMDPSSYQVLSNLKIASTALLYSICLGKRLRPAQWLALGLLMFAGAFHSYSSLDLEDPVGSEAEEGPRLHITTWGLFLVLVYCCVSGLAAVYTEMVLKSQKLPLSLQNLYLYMFGVAINGLSSFSAVASDKSFLEGYSGVVWTIIAGQAANGLLMSVVLKHGSGITRLFVISCSMLVNALVSWVILGLQLTPFFPLPVTMIGLAAYLYYR; encoded by the exons ATGATAGTGATTCAGAATGTTGGGCCCAGTTCCCCAGCAAGGATTAAGAGACAGTGGGTGAAAAGGATTAAGTGGGGTATCCTTTTGGGGCTGATGGTCCTCATCTATGGAACTCATGCCCCTCTCATCACTATCACCAAAGTAAATGGTCAAGTCCCTTTCAACCCGTCCTCATGTGTTGTAATGATTGAGCTAGCTA CTATCTCTCTGATGACTCTTCTTCTAACTGGGGGTAAATCAGCCTTATATACTCCTCCACGCCTCGCCCTTGTTGCCCCCTACGCGGTCCCTGCTATACTTTACGCCCTCAACAACAACCTGGTCGTTCTCATGCAGGCCTACATGGACCCGAGCTCATACCAAGTACTCTCTAATCTTAAAATCGCCTCCACTGCCCTGCTGTACTCCATCTGTCTGGGCAAGAGGCTCCGGCCTGCTCAGTGGTTAGCCCTGGGGCTGCTCATGTTCGCAGGGGCGTTCCATAGCTACAGCAGCCTGGATCTAGAGGACCCCGTGGGGAGTGAAGCTGAGGAAGGTCCCAGGCTTCATATCACAACTTGGGGTCTTTTCCTGGTGCTGGTTTACTGCTGCGTTTCAGGGCTGGCGGCAGTTTACACCGAGATGGTGCTGAAAAGCCAGAAGCTGCCACTCAGCCTGCAAAATCTCTACCTCTACATGTTTGGTGTGGCCATCAATGGACTGTCCTCCTTCTCTGCTGTAGCTAGTGACAAGAGCTTTCTGGAGGGCTACTCAGGGGTGGTTTGGACCATCATAGCGGGACAAGCAGCTAATGGACTCCTGATGTCTGTGGTTCTCAAGCATGGCAGCGGGATCACCAGACTGTTTGTCATTTCCTGCTCCATGTTGGTTAATGCTCTGGTGTCTTGGGTCATCTTAGGTTTGCAGCTCactccttttttccccctaccTGTTACTATGATTGGACTGGCAGCCTACCTTTATTACAGATAG
- the si:dkey-201i24.3 gene encoding uncharacterized protein si:dkey-201i24.3 translates to MCVCSVEEAFSLYETCRETLKTKTGSISTRCSSLFSVTVEQKLRPEERESDVCRSRLQLFSLAGGASRTDLRGVNPLVKVLDQIPNSSPTTDANLLPSLLNDALTGNSRTVLIYCINPEGLIDDETPSALDLAQRVRSLVTKATVGCWSPKVTEQKIRDSIVNLRSVIMSQGESELHDIYRLADLTQNLQIVKNQSWDKRREESEKIKVKTKRCKSSVSNQQFSRDHHTDHREITETMKYLQDQLRREMEEHIRGNVLSFKNAILCTRANYNQCVLIFTEGKGNVEKVQERVARIQHLKEALREETLKSGAAAGKSQLCQQSQLEYNKAQEQRGQLKEDHGRLIQEEVEKMERDLAQEQLTTEGPQRELLVLTRERQVLVLQIEALRSEAQQAERDLQHQYHSHQAELHCLREESLQVFRVFRQVSEEQRKISEGRYRSVLLEAVQDAIYLSAQNQQLQADNKQLRKALGELKDTLTVRGDAMAELISHQQ, encoded by the exons atgtgtgtgtgttctgtggaAGAAGCCTTCAGTCTGTATGAAACATGCAGAGAGACACTGAAGACCAAAACAGGTTCCATTTCCACCAG ATGCAGTTCCCTGTTCTCAGTGACTGTTGAGCAGAAACTCCGTCCAGAGGAGAGGGAGTCAGATGTCTGCCGCAGCAGATTGCAGCTGTTCAGCCTGGCAGGAGGAGCCAGCAGGACTGATCTCAGAGG aGTCAACCCACTGGTGAAGGTACTGGACCAAATCCCAAATTCTTCTCCCACAACTGATGCCAACCTCCTCCCTTCACTCCTTAATGACGCCTTAACAGGAAACAGCAGGACAGTCCTCATCTACTGCATCAACCCTGAAG GTCTGATAGATGACGAAACACCTTCCGCTTTAGATTTGGCCCAGAGAGTAAGAAGCTTGGTAACTAAGGCCACTGTTGGCTGCTGGAGTCCAAAAGTAACTGAGCAAAAGATTCGTGACAGCATTGTGAACCTAAGAAGTGTGATAATGTCACAGGGCGAAAGTGAACTCCATGACATTTACAGGCTGGCTGACCTCACTCAGAACCTGCAG ATTGTGAAAAATCAGTCATGGGATAAGAGGAGGGAAGAGTCAGAGAAGATAAAGGTCAAAACAAAG AGATGTAAATCGTCAGTCAGCAATCAGCAGTTTTCTCGAGATCATCACACTGATCACAGAGAAATCACAGAAACTATGAAGTATCTACAGGATCAGCTCAGACGAGAGATGGAAGAGCATATTCGAGGTAATGTGCTGTCAttcaaaaatgcaattttgtgCACACGGGCCAACTATAACCAATGTGTTCTCATCTTTACAGAAGGTAAAGGGAATGTAGAAAAAGTCCAGGAGAGGGTAGCAAGAATCCAGCATCTGAAGGAGGCTCTCAGAGAAGAGACACTGAAGAGTGGCGCCGCTGCAGGGAAATCTCAGCTCTGTCAGCAA TCTCAGTTGGAATACAACAAAGCACAGGAGCAGAGGGGGCAACTTAAGGAGGATCATGGGAGATTaattcaggaggaggtggagaagatggagagagacCTGGCACAGGAACAGCTAACG ACAGAGGGTCCTCAGAGAGAGCTGCTAGTGCTGACCAGAGAGAGGCAGGTTCTGGTGCTGCAGATAGAGGCTCTACGTTCTGAGGCCCAGCAGGCTGAGAGAGACCTACAGCATCAGTATCACAGTCACCAAGCAGAGCTGCACTGTCTGAGGGAGGAGAGCCTGCAG GTGTTCAGAGTGTTTCGTCAGGTCAGCGAGGAGCAGAGGAAGATTTCAGAGGGCAGATACAGAAGTGTGCTGCTGGAAGCCGTGCAGGATGCCATCTACCTGTCTGCCCAGAACCAGCAGCTGCAGGCCGACAACAAACAACTCCGTAAAG CACTGGGAGAGTTAAAGGATACTTTAACTGTGCGAGGTGACGCCATGGCTGAGCTGATATCTCACCAACAATGA
- the cd74a gene encoding CD74 molecule, major histocompatibility complex, class II invariant chain a, which translates to MAETPDDGRLDTGSLAASEAALMPRTATRGGSNKRAFKIAGITTLACLLVASQVFTAYMVFNQKQQIHTLQRNSDKLNKQLTRASQSPGARGPMRMAMPMNTLPLLMDFTSEDTPSKKVEEPAFVSVEKQVMDLMQDSQLPHFNETFLANLQSLQQQMNDSEWKSFQSWVRFWLIFQMAQEEPAPPTSQPASLVKTKCQIEAAPGGGKIGTFKPQCDEQGRYKPMQCWHATGFCWCVDAYGNPIQGTTMRGRPQCGGGYAPRRMMVAPRMMQKTFVSDDN; encoded by the exons ATGGCCGAGACTCCAGATGATGGACGCCTGGACACAGGGAGCCTGGCAGCCAGTGAGGCAGCCCTTATGCCCCGGACAGCAACCAGAGG gggCTCCAACAAACGTGCCTTTAAGATTGCAGGCATCACGACTTTGGCATGTCTGCTGGTGGCCAGCCAGGTCTTCACTGCCTACATGGTGTTCAACCAGAAGCAGCAGATCCACACGCTTCAGAGGAATTCGGACAAACTTAACAAACAGCTGACGCGCGCATCCCAGAGTCCCGGAG CTCGTGGTCCAATGCGGATGGCAATGCCCATGAACACCCTGCCTCTGCTGATGGATTTCACTTCTGAGGACACACCCTCGAAA AAAGTTGAGGAACCTGCTTTTGTCAGCGTGGAGAAACAGGTGATGGACCTCATGCAG GACTCCCAGCTGCCACACTTCAATGAGACCTTCCTGGCCAACCTGCAGagcctgcagcagcagatgaatgATAGCGAGTGGAAG AGCTTCCAGTCCTGGGTGCGTTTCTGGCTTATCTTCCAGATGGCCCAGGAGGAGCCTGCACCCCCAACATCTCAGCCAG CCTCTTTGGTCAAGACCAAATGCCAGATAGAGGCAGCACCTGGAGGCGGCAAGATCGGCACTTTCAAGCCCCAGTGCGATGAGCAGGGCCGCTACAAGCCCATGCAGTGCTGGCACGCCACCGGCTTCTGCTGGTGTGTGGATGCGTACGGAAATCCCATCCAGGGCACCACCATGCGCGGCCGTCCTCAGTGCGGTGGAG GCTACGCTCCTCGTCGCATGATGGTCGCCCCCAGGATGATGCAGAAGACCTTCGTCTCTGATG ACAACTGA
- the ndst1a gene encoding bifunctional heparan sulfate N-deacetylase/N-sulfotransferase 1 has translation MLGCVTRLRRLVRLLPLQTSLLLLFLFCTVSVFISAYFLYGVKRDLEPSGGGVSGAEGASADSDDPRVTPSRLLPLRSVSGGPGVDPGGARTDPVVLVFVESQYSQLGQEIVAILESGRFRYRTEISPGKGDMPTLTDKERGRFTLVIYENILKYVNLDAWNRELLDKYCVEYGVGIIGFFKANENSLLSAQLKGFPLFLHSNLGLKDCTVNPKSPLLFITRSGQPLPGPLPGDDWTVFQSNHSTYEPVLLAKTQSAESVASMGQNAALLPSVVQDLGLHDGIQRVLFGNNLVFWLHKLVFVDAVAFLTGKRLSLSLERYILVDVDDIFVGKEGTRMKVPDVKALLETQRELRTHVPNFTFNLGFSGKFFHAGSDEEDLGDDLLLSYVKDFWWFPHMWSHMQPHLFHNQSVLAEQMLLNKKFAMEHGIPTNMGYAVAPHHSGVYPVHMQLYDAWKKVWGIKVTSTEEYPHLKPARFRRGFIHSGISVLPRQTCGLFTHTIFYKDYPGSPNELDKLINGGELFLTVLLNPISIFMTHLSNYGNDRLGLYTFKSLVMFIQTWTNLKMQTLPPIQLAQKYFSLFPSERDPLWQDPCEDKRHKDIWSKEKTCDRFPKLLVIGPQKTGTTALYLFLGMHPDLTSNYPSKETFEEIQFFNGHNYHRGIDWYMEYFPLPSNTSSDYYFEKSANYFDSEVAAQRAAALLPKAKIVTILINPADRAYSWYQHQRAHDDPVALKYSFHDVITAGHNAPVKLRVLQNRCLVPGWYAIHLERWLNFYHSSQLLVLDGQMLKTEPASVMDKIQKFLGLANIINYHKILAFDPKKGFWCQLLEGGKTKCLGKSKGRRYPDMDPESQGFLREYYRDHNIELSKLLYRMGQPLPSWLREELVHTR, from the exons ATGCTGGGATGCGTGACACGCCTCCGTCGGCTCGTCCGTCTCCTCCCCCTGCAGACCTCCCtgctcctccttttcctcttctgCACTGTCAGCGTCTTCATCTCCGCCTACTTCCTCTATGGCGTCAAGCGGGACCTGGAGCCGTCGGGAGGAGGCGTGTCCGGGGCCGAGGGAGCGTCCGCCGACTCCGATGACCCGCGGGTCACTCCGTCTCGACTGCTACCTTTGCGGAGCGTCTCAGGGGGCCCCGGGGTGGATCCCGGCGGGGCCAGGACAGATCCTGTGGTTCTGGTGTTTGTGGAAAGCCAGTATTCTCAGCTTGGGCAGGAGATCGTGGCCATCTTGGAGTCTGGCCGGTTCAGGTACCGGACTGAGATCTCTCCCGGTAAAGGGGACATGCCCACATtgacagacaaagagagaggaCGCTTCACACTTGTGATTTATGAGAACATTCTCAAGTATGTTAACTTGGACGCCTGGAACCGAGAGCTTCTGGACAAGTACTGTGTGGAATATGGAGTGGGCATCATTGGCTTCTTCAAG GCCAACGAAAATAGTCTGCTCAGTGCACAGCTCAAAGGCTTCCCCCTCTTTCTTCATTCGAACTTGGGTCTGAAGGACTGCACAGTCAACCCAAAGTCCCCGCTTCTCTTTATCACTCGATCCGGGCAGCCGCTGCCAGGGCCTCTCCCAGGGGATGACTGGACTGTTTTCCAATCCAACCACTCAACATACGAACCCGTGTTGCTGGCCAAGACCCAATCAGCTGAGAGCGTCGCATCAATGGGGCAGaatgctgctctgctcccaTCTGTGGTGCAGGACCTGGGGCTTCACGATGGCATCCAGCGGGTTCTGTTCGGCAACAATTTGGTCTTCTGGCTGCACAAGCTGGTGTTTGTGGATGCTGTGGCCTTTCTGACAGGGAAGAGGCTCTCATTGTCCTTGGAGCGCTACATCCTAGTGGACGTAGATGACATCTTTGTGGGCAAAGAGGGCACCCGCATGAAGGTGCCTGATGTGAAG GCCCTGCTGGAGACACAGAGGGAGCTACGCACCCATGTGCCCAACTTCACCTTCAATCTGGGCTTCTCAGGGAAATTCTTTCACGCTG GATCTGATGAGGAGGACCTGGGAGATGACCTGCTCCTTTCCTATGTGAAGGATTTCTGGTGGTTTCCTCACATGTGGAGCCACATGCAGCCTCATCTTTTCCACAACCAGTCCGTGCTGGCCGAGCAGATGTTGCTCAACAAGAAATTTGCTATG GAACATGGGATCCCCACTAACATGGGCTATGCGGTGGCGCCTCACCACTCGGGTGTCTATCCTGTCCACATGCAGCTGTACGACGCCTGGAAGAAGGTGTGGGGCATCAAAGTGACCAGCACAGAGGAATACCCACACCTAAAGCCTGCTCGCTTCCGGCGAGGTTTCATCCACAGCGGCATTAGC GTGTTGCCCAGGCAGACATGTGGACTCTTCACGCACACCATCTTCTATAAAGACTACCCTGGCAGTCCGAATGAACTGGACAAGCTCATCAATGGAGGAGAACTCTTCCTCACCGTTCTGCTCAACCCC ATTAGTATCTTCATGACCCATCTGTCCAACTACGGGAATGACCGCCTCGGCCTGTACACCTTTAAAAGCCTGGTGATGTTCATCCAGACGTGGACCAACCTGAAGATGCAGACGCTGCCGCCTATCCAGCTGGCTCAGAAGTACTTCAGCCTCTTCCCCTCTGAGAGAGACCCCCTCTGGCAG GATCCTTGTGAGGACAAAAGGCACAAGGACATCTGGTCCAAAGAGAAAACATGTGACCGCTTCCCCAAACTGCTCGTCATCGGACCTCAGAAGACAG GGACGACGGCCCTTTATCTATTTCTTGGCATGCACCCTGATCTGACCAGTAACTACCCCAGCAAGGAGACGTTTGAAGAGATCCAGTTCTTCAACGGACACAACTATCACAGAGGCATTGACTG GTACATGGAATATTTCCCTCTGCCCTCAAACACCAGTTCAGACTACTACTTTGAGAAGAGTGCCAACTACTTTGATTCTGAGGTCGCTGctcagagggctgcagctctCCTGCCCAAAGCCAAGATCGTCACCATCCTCATCAACCCGGCGGACAGAGCTTACTCTTGGTACCAG CACCAAAGAGCCCACGATGACCCAGTGGCGTTGAAATACTCCTTTCACGACGTCATCACTGCGGGCCACAATGCTCCAGTCAAACTACGGGTCCTCCAGAATCGCTGCCTGGTGCCGGGTTGGTACGCCATCCACCTGGAACGCTGGCTCAACTTCTACCACTCCAGCCAG TTGTTAGTTTTGGATGGACAGATGCTGAAAACTGAGCCTGCATCAGTCATGGATAAAATCCAGAAGTTTCTTGGCCTTGCTAACATTATCAACTACCACAAGATCTTAGC GTTCGACCCGAAGAAAGGCTTTTGGTGTCAGCTGCTGGAAGGAGGGAAGACAAAGTGTTTGGGAAAGAGTAAAGGACGCAGGTACCCTGACATGGACCCAGAG TCCCAGGGGTTCCTCAGGGAGTACTATAGGGATCACAACATCGAGCTGTCGAAGCTGCTCTACAGGATGGGTCAGCCACTGCCCAGCTGGCTCCGAGAAGAGCTGGTCCATACCAGGTAG